The Cydia fagiglandana chromosome 14, ilCydFagi1.1, whole genome shotgun sequence genome contains the following window.
TACTTTCAATCTGAACcggaaaattttaataaaataaattcgtcCGACTTAAAGCAGTTCCAACTACAGTTGATATAACAAGAAGATGCTCAGATATAGAGGAAAGAAGAATGTGATAGACAAAGTGAAGGAATTCGATGCATTTCCCAAAGTTCCGGAGGAATACGTCGACAGTACTCCAGTCGGCGGAACGTTTTCTGTTatcactttttttattatactgtggttaatTTATAGTGAAGTCACGTACTATTTggatagtaatttagtttttaaattcTCACCCGACACTGAAATGGACGAGAAACTGAGGATAAACATTGATATAACGGTCGCAATGCCGTGTTCAAACATTGGCGCTGATATTTTGGACTCGACGTCGCAAAGCGTGTTCGGTTTCGGTGAATTGACTGAAGAAGATACGTGGTTCGAGCTTACACAGGAGCAGCAAGATGCATTTGAAGCAGTGAAATACTTAAATTCATATTTAAGGGAGGAGTACCATTCTGTATGGCAATTATTGTGGAAAAAAGGCCATGGATCTGTTCGGGCTACTGTACCAGCTAGGAAAACGAAGCCAAATAGAAGACCAGACGCATGCAGACTACACGGTATACTTACTTTGAACAAAGTAGCTGGCAATTTTCACATAACTGCCGGTAAAAGTTTACATTTGCCCCGCGGTCATATTCACTTGAACATGCTGTTTGATGAAACACCGCAGAACTTCAGTCACAGAATACACAGACTCAGCTTTGGCAGTCCTGCGAATGGAATTATATATCCGCTGGAAGGTGACGAAAAAATTACTAATGATGAAAACATGCTGTATCAGTATTTTATTGAAGTTGTGCCAACAGATGTAGATACAGCATTTGAATCGATCAAGACTTATCAGTACTCAGTCAAGGAGTTGGAAAGACCGATCAGCCATTCAAAAGGCTCCCATGGAGTCCCGGGGATTTTCTTTAAATATGATATGGCGGCATTAAAAATTAATGTTTACCAAGAGAGAGAAAACTTCCTTCAGTTTATATTAAGACTGTTCTCTGTCATTGGTGGTATTTACATTATTGTAGGTTGCTTTAATGCTGTAGTACAGAAAGtacaaaacatatttattaagaAAGCAGCGCCATCTGTGTTAAATCACAGTCAGACATTTGAAAAAAGACCAGTTCAATTAAATCCGTTGCTAATGCAGACGGACCTGAATGTTCCTTTAGGGATAGTGAAGCAATGATAGCAAAGAATTGTTAGATGTAAGTTTATATACAAACTGAAATTTGTATATAAGAGATTATTTTTGTCTAGTTAATGTAAAAGCCACAACATAACTTTTattcttaacacattcactgccactTCCTAGCGCTACGCTCATAGCTATTCCCAGCATAGTTTGTAGAGGAAAGCGGCTGAAGCCAAGCAGGTTTCTGGCACTCAATGTGTTAAGTTATTAAGTTTAAAAGTCAACAAATCAATGTCAATTCTTTAAAATCACGAAAACAAAGAGATTGTAGAGTATATCAGAATATATCAACAAATTATGCATTTTTGAGTATTGACATCTTTAATTAGCCTTTAGCCTTCTTGAGTTtgctgtggggcttagtcaatttgtgtaaaaatgtcctataatatttatttttatttaatccaTTGACCGCCATAGACATCAACTGACGCGCGCCATtatcaaccttcgtgctttCTGATAAGGTTCAGGACTCCTCGTCTCAACTTAACGCGGCGACACGAcaggcgtggcgttcaaagggttaagcaaaaatataaataagtgaTAAACACCATTTTCATTACACAGCGTATCTACATTTTTACAACCAGTTTTCGACATGTTTTAGAATACAATCCATATTATTCACGACGACGGGACTTAATCTCGtaaaattaaagtttaaatttgcTTCTGACTTTTCGAGGAGGATAAAGGAGGAAAAGACTCCCCTGTCTTTTCCAAGGCCACAGGGACAACACcatcctcgaaacgtcggaggtagtTAGTCACagttttaaacttaattttacacgattaggggtcatccattaattacataacacgaatttctaggttatTTGATCCCTACCGGGggtccttgtcacacttggccacatttgtgacgtcacaaagtttgtaaCTCCCCCACCCCCTTGTCACATGTcgcattttcttgaccccctcccacctaAATAAGTGATGCATTCAAGTTGTTTATTTACATTCATGTTGTACATAAGATCTTATGTAATAAAAGTTTCAAACAGCCCCGTTAGGGCATCACAATTCTTATAAGTATTTAACTTAAGCTACCTTAAactaatgtgtttttttttacactatagttcgttttttttagcattagaaagaactccgcagaagcaagcgtgcagtttttatcaggcttgttaattgttactaattattgaattatctaatgtagcatggtcaatacatataatttacttcaaattgttaccgctaaaagtgccagatttagaaccacaagcgaacttctgcgaagttctttctaatgctaaataaaacggactataggtaaCAACTGTAACAAGCTTATTAGTTTTTGTAcagaaaaattacattttatagTTTGTCGGTTAAATATTCATTCACAGAATAATAGGTTTTTGTTATAAGCatttgttttagtttatttgaAAAAACACTGTAATTAATGTATGACCCCTAAGTCCCgtcgttgtgaataataatgtgtaataatcgtgaaagtttacaATCCATATTGTTATATTCTGAGCAGGTCGATGTGAAATGAATTTTGTATGCCACTCTGTTATCAAGGCATGCTTCCGATTACTGAGTAATTGCTAGAACcataaaatgataaaaacccaTTTGTTCATTTACATGTGAGAATTGTTTTAAAACTACATTCAGTGAAACTACTTTGCTTATATGAATAAgtttataagtatttttatcTCATTATGTAGTAAAAACTTATTGATATGATAATACATTTGATCTAtaacttttaaatttaattaaccttttgtaagtacagtcgccaacagatatatcagagcggccaaggcgctcacaaatatctgaacacgcctctattgtcaaggcgctagagtgcgtattcagatatttttgagcaccttggccgtttcgatatatctgatggcgactgtacctatgcaAGTTACTAAGATTATATGTTCaaccttaaaaacaaaatggtgtacagtcaacagcagaagttgctaatcgcgccaggtgttcaaaatggtctggacgcgactttattgttaagagaataagagcgtgtcgaggttattttgaacacctcgcccgcttagcaacttctgctgctgactgtattacCTACTGTAAGTAAGGTTTCTTTTTctcaaacacattttaatacTTCATATCTAGACAAAAATTTGTagaaattaatcaaattatgtTCTATTCTGAGCTTTTACATTGACTTGAATGTTTTGAAATGTTgtacattcgccatcagatatattggagcggcccaGGCGCTCAcatatatctgaacacgctcAATTGTTATGGCGTTAGAGACTAGAGAGTAtgttagccgctccgatatatctgctggcgaatgtacctaagtaatgcgcctaggtatttaaatttaatatgaatttattgcttttatctATGTTCAATGATTGGTCAAGCTTATTAGCAAGAATGACTTCCAGGatttgtaaattttgtttactaACCTCATGCCGCCCAAAGTCCATTACGATGTACATTCCGTTTCAATGGAATTTCAACGCTCATATAAACATACAAAGTAGCATTTCCTATGTCTAAAAATTTTTGAACGAATGAACCCAATTAAAAATACTACTAAATTCAAACTTCTCTAGAGTTAGATCAtgtaaagtctgcagcaattttgatagcccacgcagtgcaagtattatttttacgtcataatttcatagaagtttgtcgtttaaaatacctaacacttgcactgcgtgggctatcaaaatctctgcagacttttcttggtctacctTTAGCactaattttgtatggtgagcggcacgaggctatagatagatacagtcgccatcagatatatcggagcggccaaggtgttcacaatatctgaacacgcactctaacgccttgacaatagaggcgtgttcagaacttcagatatttgtgagcaccttggccgctccgatatatctgatggcgactgtaccttagTTAGTTAACAAATCAAAAGATCTGCACATTAAGATACGAAGTTAAGtataataggtacatttttgtAATTCCAATATTTTATACCTTATTcttcatatttatgtattttataacg
Protein-coding sequences here:
- the LOC134670653 gene encoding endoplasmic reticulum-Golgi intermediate compartment protein 2; the encoded protein is MLRYRGKKNVIDKVKEFDAFPKVPEEYVDSTPVGGTFSVITFFIILWLIYSEVTYYLDSNLVFKFSPDTEMDEKLRINIDITVAMPCSNIGADILDSTSQSVFGFGELTEEDTWFELTQEQQDAFEAVKYLNSYLREEYHSVWQLLWKKGHGSVRATVPARKTKPNRRPDACRLHGILTLNKVAGNFHITAGKSLHLPRGHIHLNMLFDETPQNFSHRIHRLSFGSPANGIIYPLEGDEKITNDENMLYQYFIEVVPTDVDTAFESIKTYQYSVKELERPISHSKGSHGVPGIFFKYDMAALKINVYQERENFLQFILRLFSVIGGIYIIVGCFNAVVQKVQNIFIKKAAPSVLNHSQTFEKRPVQLNPLLMQTDLNVPLGIVKQ